In Sorghum bicolor cultivar BTx623 chromosome 8, Sorghum_bicolor_NCBIv3, whole genome shotgun sequence, one genomic interval encodes:
- the LOC8067165 gene encoding root phototropism protein 2 isoform X2, which translates to MPPLWYLLSFPDPAPPCTEAAAFAAAAVASYSTTSSSSRVVSAAASTVTMDTIKQQCKVSSSSSSSSLEMEIPADLIIRIGDSIFPLHKAVMVPKCSYIRRAITALAAAASSKAADDGDATATVVELDLSALPGGADAFEKAARYCYGANFEITPANAAALRCAAAFLDMRHPSADLARRVDEFLARSALRTLPGAVAVLRSCEAPDDDLLRAAADELGVARRAADAVALAVCREALFPTTTTSGSSRLPGWWKVELAALSPRSFARVVTALRCRRADPAVVAAAAGSYAELVLAEVLAAPRDCADQRALLESVVDVLPSSADAPGIPASFLCRLLHAAVATEASAKACRDLELRVAAVLDQATAEDLLSVALDAAGERVRNTDTVRRVVTAFVERHAAAAAAAPESERRRSRRASMSGTTAATELGAGTRPGALEKVAKMVDEVAAEIATEEALPISKFVGVAGAVPKDARPSHDCLYRAVDIYLKTHPALDEIQREKVCSVMDPLKLSYQARLHASQNKRLPLQAVLSALYYDQLKLRSAADAATSMGDVVADTQTQSSSAAGRARAQAMADAALARENEALRVELARMRAYMSGTMQHGKGRESSTPASPSRTAKKATFLGTELARMRAYMSGMHHSKGSGATPPASPSRTAAAKTKASLLGSVSRSLSRLNPFKGGWTTNHTGSIAAGGRPCKTMHHVVTPKRRRSSIG; encoded by the exons ATGCCCCCGCTCTGGTACCTGCTCTCTTTCCCTGATCCTGCTCCTCCTTGTACGGAAGCCGCcgccttcgccgccgccgccgtcgcaagCTACAGCACCACCTCATCGTCGTCACGCGTGGTTTCTGCTGCTGCTTCCACCGTCACCATGGACACGATCAAACAGCAGTG CAaggtgtcgtcgtcgtcgtcgtcgtcgtccctgGAGATGGAGATCCCTGCCGATCTCATCATCCGCATCGGCGACTCCATTTTCCCTCTCCACAAG GCGGTGATGGTGCCCAAGTGCAGCTACATCCGCCGTGCCATCACGGCGTTGGCCGCAGCGGCGAGCAGCAAGGccgccgacgacggcgacgccACGGCCACCGTCGTCGAGCTGGACCTCTCCGCGCTCCCAGGCGGCGCGGACGCGTTCGAGAAGGCCGCGCGGTACTGCTACGGCGCCAACTTCGAGATCACGCCTGCCAACGCGGCGGCGCTACGCTGCGCCGCGGCGTTCCTCGACATGCGCCACCCGTCGGCGGACCTGGCACGGCGCGTGGACGAGTTCCTCGCGCGGTCGGCGCTCCGCACGCTGCCCGGCGCCGTCGCCGTGCTCCGGTCCTGCGAGGCGCCCGACGACGACCTCCTCCGTGCCGCCGCCGACGAGCTCGGCGTCGCGCGCCGCGCCGCGGATGCCGTCGCGCTCGCCGTCTGCCGCGAGGCGTTGTTCCCGACGACGACCACGTCGGGGTCGTCGCGGCTCCCCGGGTGGTGGAAGGTGGAGCTGGCGGCGCTGTCGCCGCGCTCGTTTGCGAGAGTCGTCACGGCGCTAAGGTGCCGCCGCGCGGACCCGGCCGTGGTGGCCGCCGCGGCGGGGAGCTACGCGGAGCTCGTCCTCGCGGAGGTCCTCGCGGCGCCGCGGGACTGCGCGGACCAGCGCGCCCTGCTCGAGTCCGTCGTCGACGTGCTCCCGTCGTCCGCCGACGCGCCCGGCATCCCGGCGTCGTTCCTCTGCCGCCTCCTCCACGCCGCCGTCGCCACCGAGGCGTCCGCCAAGGCGTGCCGCGACCTGGAGCTCCGTGTCGCGGCGGTGCTCGACCAGGCTACCGCTGAGGACCTGCTCAGCGTCGCGCTGGACGCCGCCGGGGAGCGTGTTAGGAACACCGACACCGTGCGACGCGTCGTGACTGCCTTCGTCGAGCGgcatgcggcggcggcggcggcggcgccggagagcgagaggaggaggagccgtcgGGCGTCCATGTCCgggacgacggcggcgacggagCTCGGTGCTGGGACCCGGCCCGGCGCGCTGGAGAAGGTGGCGAAGATGGTGGACGAGGTGGCGGCGGAGATCGCGACGGAGGAGGCGCTGCCAATCTCCAAGTTCGTCGGCGTGGCGGGCGCGGTGCCCAAGGACGCGCGGCCGTCGCACGACTGCCTGTACCGCGCCGTCGACATCTACCTCAAGACGCACCCGGCGCTGGACGAGATCCAGCGGGAGAAGGTGTGCAGCGTCATGGACCCGCTCAAGCTCTCGTACCAGGCGCGCCTGCACGCGTCGCAGAACAAACGGCTGCCGCTGCAGGCGGTGCTCAGCGCGCTCTACTACGACCAGCTCAAGCTCCGGAGCGCCGCGGACGCCGCGACGTCGATGGGCGACGTGGTGGCGGACACGCAGACCCAGTCGTCGTCGGCCGCCGGGAGAGCTCGCGCGCAGGccatggcggacgcggcgctgGCGCGGGAGAACGAGGCGCTGCGGGTGGAGCTGGCACGGATGCGCGCATACATGTCCGGGACGATGCAGCACGGCAAGGGGCGCGAGTCGTCGACGCCGGCGTCACCGTCTCGGACGGCGAAGAAAGCGACATTCTTGGGGACGGAGCTGGCACGGATGCGGGCGTACATGTCGGGGATGCACCACAGCAAGGGGAGCGGGGCGACGCCACCGGCGTCACCGTcccggacggcggcggcgaagacGAAGGCGAGCTTGTTGGGGTCGGTGTCCCGGTCGCTGAGCCGGCTGAACCCGTTCAAAGGCGGGTGGACGACAAACCACACCGGCAGCATCGCCGCCGGTGGACGCCCGTGCAAAACGATGCACCATGTGGTCACGCCCAAGAGGAGAAGGTCCTCCATAGGTTGA
- the LOC110429511 gene encoding putative disease resistance protein At3g14460 — translation MADLALAGLRWAASPIFNKLLNEASAYLSVDMVRELQKLEATVLPQFDLVIQAAEKSPHKGKLEAWLRRLKEAFYDAEDLLDEHEYNLLKRKAKSGKDPLLGEDETSSIASTIMKPFHTAKSKARNLLPENRRLISKMNEIKAILTEAKELRDLLSIAPGNTTGLGWPAVPATIVPPTTVTSLSTSKVFGRDKDRDRILDFLLGKTAADEASSTRYSSLAIIGAGGMGKSTLVQYVYNDKRIEEGFDIRMWVCISRKLDVRRHTREIIESATNGECPCIDNLDTLQCKLRDILQKSQKFLLVLDDVWFEKSDSETEWFQLLDPFVSKQMGSKVLVTSRRETLPAAVFCDQQQVVHLEKMDDANFLALFKHHAFSGAKIGDQLLHNKLEHTAVEIAKRLGQCPLAAKVLGSRLSTKKDTAEWKGALKLRDLSEPFTVLLWSYKKLDPRLQRCFLYCSLFPKGHKYKPDELVHLWVAEGLVGSCNLSSMTIEDVGRDYFNEMLSGSFFQLVSETEYYSYYIMHDILHDLAQSLSVEDCFRLEEDNIREVPCTVRHLSLQVESLQKHKQIIYKLQNLRTIICIDPLMDDASDIFDQMLRNQKKLRVLYLSFYNSSKLPESIGRLKHLRYLNLIRTLISELPRSLCTLYHLQLLQLSLTVERLPDKLCNLSKLRHMGAYKEYPHALMEKSIHQIPNIGKLISLQHMHTFSVQKKQGYELWQLKDLNELGGSLKVENLENVSEKEEALESMLYKKNRLKKLRLAWSSEKGMDAVDTLHLDVLEGLRPSPQLSGLTIKGYKSGTYPRWLLEPSYFENLECLKLNCCTLLEGLPPNTELLRHCTRLCLKNVPKLKILSCLPAMLTKLSIETCPLLMFVSKNELDQHDLRENIMKTEDLASKLASMWEVNSGSNIREVLAEDYSSLKQLTTQMGDDISQHLQIIESGLEEGGDIILEKENMIKAWLFCHEQRITVIYGRTMELPLVLPSGIRELYLSSCSITDEALAICLGGLTSLTTLMLEYNMALTALPSEEVFEHLTKLDLLAVRGCWCLRSLGGSHAAPSLSRLYCIDCPSLDLAGAAESMSFNLAGDLYICGCILAADSFINGLPHLKSLSIACCRSFPSLSIGHLTSLESLSLLRLPDLCSLEGLSSWQLDSLSLIDVPNLTAKCISQFRVQKWLSVSSFVLLNQMLKAEGFIVPPNLGLHVCKEPSASFGECANLLSVKHLDIWDCKMESLPGNLKFLSSLESLDIGICPNITSLPVLPSSLQRITIYGCDDLKKNCREPDGESWPQISHIRWKHFYE, via the coding sequence ATGGCAGACTTGGCACTCGCTGGGTTAAGGTGGGCAGCATCGCCCATTTTCAACAAGCTTCTTAACGAAGCTTCAGCTTACCTCAGTGTGGACATGGTGCGTGAGCTCCAAAAACTAGAAGCCACCGTCCTGCCACAATTTGATCTGGTGATTCAAGCAGCAGAGAAGAGCCCCCATAAGGGCAAGCTCGAGGCATGGCTTCGGCGGCTCAAAGAAGCCTTTTATGATGCTGAGGACCTGCTGGACGAGCATGAGTACAATCTCCTCAAGCGCAAGGCCAAGAGCGGAAAAGATCCCCTGCTAGGAGAGGATGAAACCTCCTCCATTGCATCAACAATCATGAAGCCTTTTCATACTGCTAAGAGCAAGGCACGCAACTTGCTCCCTGAGAATAGAAGGCTAATTAGCAAGATGAATGAGATCAAAGCTATCCTAACAGAAGCCAAGGAGCTTCGGGATCTTCTTAGCATAGCACCTGGAAATACTACAGGTTTAGGGTGGCCAGCTGTACCAGCAACCATTGTTCCTCCAACCACAGTGACATCACTTTCCACATCAAAGGTTTTCGGTCGTGACAAGGATCGCGATCGTATATTAGATTTTCTTCTTGGCAAGACAGCAGCTGACGAGGCAAGTTCGACTAGGTACTCCAGTTTGGCCATTATTGGTGCGGGCGGAATGGGGAAGTCCACCTTAGTGCAGTATGTCTACAATGACAAGAGGATAGAAGAAGGCTTTGATATCAGGATGTGGGTCTGCATCTCACGCAAGCTTGATGTCCGTCGTCACACAAGGGAGATTATTGAGTCTGCAACAAATGGGGAGTGCCCATGTATTGAtaatcttgatactctccagtGCAAATTACGTGACATACTGCAGAAGTCACAGAAATTCCTACTTGTCTTGGATGATGTTTGGTTCGAAAAATCAGACAGCGAGACAGAGTGGTTTCAGCTCCTGGATCCatttgtctctaaacagatgggAAGCAAAGTTTTGGTGACTTCTCGGCGTGAAACACTTCCGGCCGCTGTTTTCTGTGATCAACAACAAGTTGTTCATTTGGAAAAAATGGATGATGCCAATTTCTTGGCACTCTTCAAACACCATGCTTTCTCTGGAGCAAAAATTggagatcaacttttgcacaaTAAGCTGGAACATACTGCAGTGGAGATTGCTAAAAGGCTTGGACAATGTCCTTTGGCAGCAAAAGTTCTTGGTTCCCGGTTGAGCACAAAAAAAGATACTGCTGAATGGAAAGGTGCTCTAAAGCTCAGAGATTTAAGTGAGCCCTTCACAGTTCTCTTGTGGAGTTACAAGAAGTTAGATCCACGTCTGCAGAGGTGCTTCTTGTATTGCAGCTTATTCCCAAAAGGTCATAAATATAAACCTGATGAGTTGGTTCACCTTTGGGTGGCAGAAGGGCTTGTTGGTTCATGTAATTTGAGTAGCATGACAATAGAAGATGTCGGGAGGGATTATTTCAATGAGATGCTCTCTGGGTCTTTCTTTCAATTGGTTTCTGAAACAGAGTATTATTCATACTATATCATGCACGACATCCTTCATGATTTGGCACAGTCACTCTCTGTAGAAGACTGCTTCAGATTAGAAGAGGATAATATCAGAGAAGTACCATGCACTGTTCGACATCTCTCTCTTCAGGTTGAGAGTTTGCAAAAGCATAAGCAAATTATCTACAAGCTACAGAATTTACGCACTATCATCTGCATTGATCCACTAATGGATGATGCAAGCGATATTTTTGATCAGATGCTGCGGAACCAGAAGAAGTTACGTGTATTGTATTTGTCATTTTACAACAGTAGTAAGTTGCCTGAATCTATTGGTAGGCTGAAGCACCTTCGGTATTTGAACCTTATCAGAACGTTAATTTCTGAATTGCCTAGATCATTATGTACTCTTTACCACTTGCAGTTACTTCAGTTAAGCCTAACGGTGGAGAGGTTGCCTGACAAGCTTTGCAACTTAAGTAAGTTGCGACATATGGGGGCGTACAAGGAGTACCCACATGCCTTGATGGAAAAATCTATTCATCAAATTCCCAATATAGGCAAGCTAATTTCGCTACAACACATGCATACCTTTTCTGTGCAAAAGAAGCAAGGATACGAGTTGTGGCAGCTGAAGGACTTGAATGAGCTTGGTGGCAGTTTAAAAGTAGAAAATCTTGAGAATGTTTCAGAAAAAGAAGAAGCCTTAGAGTCCATGCTCTATAAGAAGAATCGCCTTAAAAAGTTGCGGCTTGCCTGGAGTAGCGAGAAGGGAATGGATGCAGTGGATACTTTACATCTGGATGTTCTAGAAGGTCTGAGACCGTCACCCCAACTTAGTGGCCTCACAATCAAAGGCTACAAATCTGGCACATATCCAAGGTGGTTACTTGAGCCATCCTATTTTGAAAATTTGGAATGTTTAAAGCTTAATTGCTGCACTTTGTTAGAAGGCCTACCACCTAATACTGAGCTCCTACGGCATTGCACTAGGCTGTGTCTAAAAAATGTTCCAAAATTGAAGATTTTATCTTGTCTTCCAGCAATGCTTACAAAATTGTCAATTGAGACGTGCCCACTGCTTATGTTTGTCTCCAAAAATGAGCTCGACCAGCATGATTTGAGGGAAAATATAATGAAGACAGAGGACCTGGCATCTAAACTTGCATCAATGTGGGAGGTCAATTCAGGATCAAATATTAGGGAAGTACTTGCAGAGGACTATTCATCCCTGAAGCAGTTGACAACGCAGATGGGTGATGATATATCACAACATCTTCAAATTATTGAAAGTGGCCTAGAGGAAGGAGGAGATATAATATTGGAGAAAGAAAATATGATCAAGGCATGGCTTTTTTGCCATGAGCAGAGGATAACAGTCATTTATGGAAGGACCATGGAGCTGCCACTGGTTCTACCATCAGGAATACGTGAACTTTATCTTTCTTCATGCAGTATTACAGATGAAGCTTTAGCTATTTGCCTTGGTGGCCTCACTTCATTGACAACGTTAATGCTGGAATATAATATGGCATTAACTGCACTTCCTTCAGAAGAGGTGTTTGAGCATTTGACAAAGCTTGACTTGTTGGCTGTAAGAGGTTGTTGGTGTCTCAGATCACTGGGGGGCTCACATGCTGCTCCATCTCTTTCCAGACTTTATTGTATTGATTGCCCTTCTTTAGATCTGGCAGGTGCAGCAGAATCTATGTCATTCAACCTTGCTGGAGACCTCTACATATGTGGCTGCATTCTGGCAGCCGATTCGTTCATTAATGGCTTGCCACACCTGAAATCTCTTTCCATTGCATGTTGCAGAAGCTTCCCGTCCTTATCGATTGGCCACCTGACCTCCCTTGAATCATTATCTCTACTTCGTCTCCCCGATCTGTGCTCTCTTGAAGGCTTGTCTTCCTGGCAACTTGATAGCCTAAGTTTGATAGATGTTCCAAACCTCACTGCCAAGTGCATCTCACAGTTTCGTGTCCAGAAATGGCTCAGCGTTAGTAGTTTCGTACTGCTCAACCAGATGCTCAAGGCTGAAGGGTTTATAGTCCCACCAAATCTTGGTCTTCATGTTTGCAAGGAGCCGTCAGCTTCATTTGGAGAATGTGCAAATCTCTTATCTGTCAAGCACCTGGACATTTGGGATTGCAAAATGGAGTCCCTGCCAGGAAATCTAAAATTTCTCTCCAGTCTGGAGAGTCTTGATATCGGCATTTGCCCCAACATAACATCTTTACCAGTTCTGCCATCCTCCCTCCAGCGCATAACTATATATGGTTGTGACGACTTGAAGAAGAACTGCCGAGAGCCTGATGGAGAAAGCTGGCCACAGATTTCACACATCCGCTGGAAGCACTTCTATGAATGA
- the LOC8067165 gene encoding root phototropism protein 2 isoform X1, giving the protein MPPLWYLLSFPDPAPPCTEAAAFAAAAVASYSTTSSSSRVVSAAASTVTMDTIKQQCSKVSSSSSSSSLEMEIPADLIIRIGDSIFPLHKAVMVPKCSYIRRAITALAAAASSKAADDGDATATVVELDLSALPGGADAFEKAARYCYGANFEITPANAAALRCAAAFLDMRHPSADLARRVDEFLARSALRTLPGAVAVLRSCEAPDDDLLRAAADELGVARRAADAVALAVCREALFPTTTTSGSSRLPGWWKVELAALSPRSFARVVTALRCRRADPAVVAAAAGSYAELVLAEVLAAPRDCADQRALLESVVDVLPSSADAPGIPASFLCRLLHAAVATEASAKACRDLELRVAAVLDQATAEDLLSVALDAAGERVRNTDTVRRVVTAFVERHAAAAAAAPESERRRSRRASMSGTTAATELGAGTRPGALEKVAKMVDEVAAEIATEEALPISKFVGVAGAVPKDARPSHDCLYRAVDIYLKTHPALDEIQREKVCSVMDPLKLSYQARLHASQNKRLPLQAVLSALYYDQLKLRSAADAATSMGDVVADTQTQSSSAAGRARAQAMADAALARENEALRVELARMRAYMSGTMQHGKGRESSTPASPSRTAKKATFLGTELARMRAYMSGMHHSKGSGATPPASPSRTAAAKTKASLLGSVSRSLSRLNPFKGGWTTNHTGSIAAGGRPCKTMHHVVTPKRRRSSIG; this is encoded by the exons ATGCCCCCGCTCTGGTACCTGCTCTCTTTCCCTGATCCTGCTCCTCCTTGTACGGAAGCCGCcgccttcgccgccgccgccgtcgcaagCTACAGCACCACCTCATCGTCGTCACGCGTGGTTTCTGCTGCTGCTTCCACCGTCACCATGGACACGATCAAACAGCAGTG CAGCAaggtgtcgtcgtcgtcgtcgtcgtcgtccctgGAGATGGAGATCCCTGCCGATCTCATCATCCGCATCGGCGACTCCATTTTCCCTCTCCACAAG GCGGTGATGGTGCCCAAGTGCAGCTACATCCGCCGTGCCATCACGGCGTTGGCCGCAGCGGCGAGCAGCAAGGccgccgacgacggcgacgccACGGCCACCGTCGTCGAGCTGGACCTCTCCGCGCTCCCAGGCGGCGCGGACGCGTTCGAGAAGGCCGCGCGGTACTGCTACGGCGCCAACTTCGAGATCACGCCTGCCAACGCGGCGGCGCTACGCTGCGCCGCGGCGTTCCTCGACATGCGCCACCCGTCGGCGGACCTGGCACGGCGCGTGGACGAGTTCCTCGCGCGGTCGGCGCTCCGCACGCTGCCCGGCGCCGTCGCCGTGCTCCGGTCCTGCGAGGCGCCCGACGACGACCTCCTCCGTGCCGCCGCCGACGAGCTCGGCGTCGCGCGCCGCGCCGCGGATGCCGTCGCGCTCGCCGTCTGCCGCGAGGCGTTGTTCCCGACGACGACCACGTCGGGGTCGTCGCGGCTCCCCGGGTGGTGGAAGGTGGAGCTGGCGGCGCTGTCGCCGCGCTCGTTTGCGAGAGTCGTCACGGCGCTAAGGTGCCGCCGCGCGGACCCGGCCGTGGTGGCCGCCGCGGCGGGGAGCTACGCGGAGCTCGTCCTCGCGGAGGTCCTCGCGGCGCCGCGGGACTGCGCGGACCAGCGCGCCCTGCTCGAGTCCGTCGTCGACGTGCTCCCGTCGTCCGCCGACGCGCCCGGCATCCCGGCGTCGTTCCTCTGCCGCCTCCTCCACGCCGCCGTCGCCACCGAGGCGTCCGCCAAGGCGTGCCGCGACCTGGAGCTCCGTGTCGCGGCGGTGCTCGACCAGGCTACCGCTGAGGACCTGCTCAGCGTCGCGCTGGACGCCGCCGGGGAGCGTGTTAGGAACACCGACACCGTGCGACGCGTCGTGACTGCCTTCGTCGAGCGgcatgcggcggcggcggcggcggcgccggagagcgagaggaggaggagccgtcgGGCGTCCATGTCCgggacgacggcggcgacggagCTCGGTGCTGGGACCCGGCCCGGCGCGCTGGAGAAGGTGGCGAAGATGGTGGACGAGGTGGCGGCGGAGATCGCGACGGAGGAGGCGCTGCCAATCTCCAAGTTCGTCGGCGTGGCGGGCGCGGTGCCCAAGGACGCGCGGCCGTCGCACGACTGCCTGTACCGCGCCGTCGACATCTACCTCAAGACGCACCCGGCGCTGGACGAGATCCAGCGGGAGAAGGTGTGCAGCGTCATGGACCCGCTCAAGCTCTCGTACCAGGCGCGCCTGCACGCGTCGCAGAACAAACGGCTGCCGCTGCAGGCGGTGCTCAGCGCGCTCTACTACGACCAGCTCAAGCTCCGGAGCGCCGCGGACGCCGCGACGTCGATGGGCGACGTGGTGGCGGACACGCAGACCCAGTCGTCGTCGGCCGCCGGGAGAGCTCGCGCGCAGGccatggcggacgcggcgctgGCGCGGGAGAACGAGGCGCTGCGGGTGGAGCTGGCACGGATGCGCGCATACATGTCCGGGACGATGCAGCACGGCAAGGGGCGCGAGTCGTCGACGCCGGCGTCACCGTCTCGGACGGCGAAGAAAGCGACATTCTTGGGGACGGAGCTGGCACGGATGCGGGCGTACATGTCGGGGATGCACCACAGCAAGGGGAGCGGGGCGACGCCACCGGCGTCACCGTcccggacggcggcggcgaagacGAAGGCGAGCTTGTTGGGGTCGGTGTCCCGGTCGCTGAGCCGGCTGAACCCGTTCAAAGGCGGGTGGACGACAAACCACACCGGCAGCATCGCCGCCGGTGGACGCCCGTGCAAAACGATGCACCATGTGGTCACGCCCAAGAGGAGAAGGTCCTCCATAGGTTGA
- the LOC8067164 gene encoding uncharacterized protein LOC8067164 yields the protein MGFLICCARLLQLLLLLLLTTATPPVAAQPQPSSPARALDAALQDYAFRALSARPRTGIVYNATVPGNLTGIAASALRLRSGSLRRRGFPGYFQFALPPGIVVQPHVERVVLVYHDLGNWSDRYYPPPAGYAYLAPVLGLLVYDAANLSAVGVGLPELSIVASGVPISVAFDGVRAVPAGGAVARCVVFDLDGVPQFRDLEGTNVCTTYRQGHISIVVNSSEIAPAPAPAGVIAPPIPTEGGGKKGSSDAWKIAVGVVGGATALGLLAALLLCLVRYKRDKKLQLMERNAEVGETLRMAQVGRTQAPVALGTRTQPVIENDYAA from the coding sequence ATGGGCTTCTTGATCTGCTGCGCCCGCCTCCTCCagcttctgctgctgctgctcctcaccACCGCTACCCCACCAGTGGCGGCGCAGCCGCAGCCTTCATCGCCCGCCAGGGCCCTCGACGCGGCGCTACAGGACTACGCGTTCCGTGCGTTGTCGGCGCGCCCGCGCACCGGCATTGTCTACAACGCCACGGTGCCGGGCAACCTCACGGGCATCGCGGCGTCCGCGCTGCGCCTGCGGAGCGGCAGCCTCCGCCGGAGGGGCTTCCCCGGCTACTTCCAGTTCGCGCTCCCGCCGGGCATCGTCGTGCAGCCGCACGTCGAGCGGGTGGTGCTCGTGTACCACGACCTCGGCAACTGGTCCGACCGCTACTACCCGCCCCCCGCCGGGTACGCCTACCTCGCGCCGGTCCTGGGGCTTCTCGTCTACGACGCGGCCAACCTGTCGGCCGTGGGGGTGGGGCTGCCGGAGCTCAGCATCGTCGCGTCGGGGGTGCCGATTTCTGTGGCGTTCGATGGTGTCCGGGCGGTGCCGGCAGGCGGCGCGGTGGCGAGGTGTGTTGTGTTCGATTTGGATGGCGTGCCGCAGTTCCGGGACCTGGAGGGAACCAATGTGTGCACGACGTATCGGCAAGGACACATCTCGATTGTGGTGAATTCTAGTGAGATtgctccagctccagctcctGCTGGCGTGATTGCTCCGCCGATACCGACTGAGGGAGGTGGTAAGAAGGGGAGCTCAGACGCGTGGAAGATTGCTGTCGGCGTTGTTGGGGGTGCCACAGCATTGGGGCTGTTGGCTGCGCTTCTGCTTTGCTTGGTGAGGTACAAAAGGGATAAGAAGCTTCAGCTCATGGAACGGAATGCGGAGGTTGGGGAGACATTGAGGATGGCACAGGTTGGGCGGACGCAGGCgcctgtggcattggggacGCGGACACAACCGGTGATTGAGAACGATTATGCTGCATAG
- the LOC110429658 gene encoding LOW QUALITY PROTEIN: disease resistance protein RPS4-like (The sequence of the model RefSeq protein was modified relative to this genomic sequence to represent the inferred CDS: inserted 2 bases in 1 codon) gives MLTKLSIQTCPLLMFVSKNELDQHGSRGNIMKTEDLASKLASMWEVNSGFNITEVLVEDYSSLKQLTTQMGDDISQHLQIIESGLEEGGDIISDKENMIKAWLFCHEQRIRVLYGRTMELPLVVPFGLVGLVLSSCXDEALAICLGGLTSFTRLRLEYNMALSALPSEEVFEHLIKLDWLTIRGCWCLRSLGGLSAAPYLSRFYCIDCPSLDLARGAEFMSFNLAGELHICGCILAADSFINGLAHLKSLIIMCCRTSPSLSIGHLTSLESLDLIHLPDLCSLEGLSSWQLQYLSLIDVPNLTTKCISQFRVQQLLVVSSFVLLNLMLKAEGFIVPPNLILRYCNEASASFGECANLLSVKHLYFWQCKMEFLPGNLKFLSSLESLDIRHCPNITSLPVLPSSLQRISLYGCDDLRKNCREPDGESWPQISHIRWKHFD, from the exons ATGCTTACAAAATTGTCAATTCAGACGTGCCCACTGCTTATGTTTGTCTCCAAAAATGAGCTCGACCAGCATGGTTCGAGGGGAAATATAATGAAGACAGAGGACCTGGCATCTAAACTTGCATCAATGTGGGAGGTCAATTCAGGATTTAATATTACGGAAGTACTTGTAGAGGACTATTCATCCCTGAAGCAGTTGACAACGCAGATGGGTGATGATATATCACAACATCTTCAAATTATTGAAAGTGGCCTAGAGGAAGGAGGAGATATAATATCAGACAAAGAAAATATGATCAAGGCATGGCTTTTTTGCCATGAGCAGAGGATAAGAGTCCTTTATGGAAGGACCATGGAGCTGCCACTGGTTGTACCATTTGGACTTGTTGGTCTTGTTCTTTCTTCATG AGATGAAGCTTTAGCTATTTGCCTTGGTGGCCTCACTTCATTTACAAGGTTAAGACTGGAATATAATATGGCATTATCTGCACTTCCATCAGAAGAGGTGTTTGAGCATTTGATCAAGCTTGACTGGTTGACTATAAGAGGTTGTTGGTGTCTCAGATCACTGGGGGGCTTAAGTGCTGCTCCATATCTTTCCAGATTTTATTGTATTGATTGCCCTTCTTTAGATCTGGCACGTGGAGCAGAATTTATGTCATTCAACCTTGCTGGAGAGCTCCACATATGTGGCTGCATTCTTGCAGCTGATTCATTCATTAATGGCTTGGCACACCTGAAATCTCTTATCATTATGTGTTGCAGAACCTCCCCGTCCTTATCGATTGGCCACCTGACCTCCCTTGAATCATTAGATCTAATTCATCTCCCCGATCTGTGCTCTCTTGAAGGCTTGTCTTCCTGGCAACTTCAATACCTAAGTTTGATAGATGTTCCAAACCTTACTACCAAGTGCATCTCACAGTTTCGTGTCCAGCAATTGCTCGTCGTTAGTAGTTTCGTACTGCTCAACTTGATGCTCAAGGCTGAAGGGTTTATAGTCCCACCGAACCTTATTCTTCGTTATTGCAACGAGGCGTCAGCTTCCTTTGGAGAATGTGCAAATCTCTTATCTGTCAAGCACCTGTACTTTTGGCAATGCAAAATGGAGTTCCTGCCAGGAAATCTAAAATTTCTCTCAAGTCTGGAGAGTCTTGATATCCGCCATTGCCCCAACATAACATCTTTACCAGTTCTTCCATCCTCCCTCCAGCGCATAAGTCTATATGGTTGTGACGACTTGAGGAAGAACTGCCGAGAGCCTGATGGAGAAAGCTGGCCACAGATTTCACACATCCGCTGGAAGCACTTCGATTAA